The proteins below are encoded in one region of Alistipes indistinctus YIT 12060:
- a CDS encoding dihydrofolate reductase family protein → MIVWASAAVSLDGYIDDTTSRRLVLSGTKDWEQVRALRAECDAVLVGAETIRKDNPALVTRSEKLREKRTAQGKPADPVKVTVSASGRLDPQARFFTEGTGRKIVIVGTGASPEHLAALRRVATVIVAKTDPITPETILQLLSQEGIRTLFIEGGTRILTQFLTADAIDYLRMATAPFFVGDSHAPRFVHAGRFPHNKDRRMHLLSTQAVGDMSVAIYALKASAEDYARMEQAITLAAQCPPSKGAYSVGAVIVTEDGQVFTGYSRETAPTNHAEEEAILKAIRAGSRLTGATVYSSMEPCTTRKSKPASCSELIILHRMKRVVFAAYEPPTFVTCLGEAVLRQAGIEVTILSDLAQKALDVNRHLAK, encoded by the coding sequence ATGATCGTATGGGCCTCGGCAGCCGTCTCGCTCGACGGATATATAGACGACACCACTTCCCGGCGTCTTGTGCTTTCTGGCACAAAAGATTGGGAACAGGTCCGCGCTTTGCGGGCCGAATGCGACGCGGTGCTGGTGGGTGCGGAGACCATCCGCAAAGACAATCCGGCATTGGTCACCCGCAGTGAAAAACTGCGCGAAAAACGTACGGCGCAAGGCAAGCCTGCCGACCCTGTCAAAGTGACTGTCAGCGCGAGTGGACGGCTCGATCCGCAAGCCCGGTTTTTCACAGAAGGGACGGGCCGAAAGATCGTAATCGTCGGAACGGGAGCATCACCGGAACATTTGGCAGCATTACGGCGCGTCGCCACGGTAATCGTCGCTAAAACAGACCCGATTACCCCGGAAACGATCCTGCAGCTTCTCTCGCAAGAGGGTATCCGTACGCTGTTTATCGAAGGGGGTACCCGTATCCTGACCCAATTTCTCACCGCAGATGCGATCGATTATTTGCGTATGGCTACGGCTCCTTTTTTTGTCGGCGACTCACACGCCCCACGTTTCGTACATGCAGGAAGGTTCCCTCACAACAAAGATCGGCGGATGCACCTGCTCAGCACCCAGGCGGTAGGGGATATGTCCGTTGCCATTTATGCGCTGAAAGCTTCCGCTGAAGATTATGCCCGCATGGAACAGGCCATTACACTGGCCGCTCAGTGCCCGCCGTCGAAAGGCGCTTATTCGGTAGGGGCCGTAATCGTAACCGAAGACGGGCAGGTATTCACCGGGTACAGCCGGGAAACCGCCCCGACCAACCATGCAGAGGAAGAGGCCATCCTCAAAGCCATTCGGGCCGGCAGCCGGCTCACCGGAGCAACTGTCTATTCCAGCATGGAGCCCTGTACTACACGGAAGTCCAAACCGGCCTCCTGCTCCGAACTGATCATCCTCCACCGCATGAAACGGGTTGTGTTCGCCGCATACGAACCGCCGACCTTCGTCACCTGCCTCGGGGAAGCAGTTTTACGGCAAGCCGGGATAGAGGTTACCATCCTCAGCGACCTTGCACAAAAAGCACTGGATGTCAACCGACACCTCGCGAAATAA
- a CDS encoding aminotransferase class I/II-fold pyridoxal phosphate-dependent enzyme translates to MKIVGEPKAFLSNEALQLLNLYESLGERAEIFLPRHIFDNLTSFVSLCMEEPDDPARQQAEINRYLLKFREDIPGYTDVSLMLIPHNNSKAFELSSKRGEFVKKINSVLDTDGTTTEIKNVLINIRDSHDLSVGTPPINSYHIDFMSQIQLGGHVRDLRKYRDVIGVTGDINEAHWNYLMDTLEQMISQSTHYTTKAEICDFLHRSKWAVNFKGMNGMIRTVVSGNADKAVSLLRGDVFSKDCVVVMESPAPELLYEKMTADTTSVFVVKVKHARINHYAGEKWFPLLTRLVIVDDSKESRSSNTSLIFCFHNGIINTLNKVHTKKLGSPSNTQLNLRLILENVNPTYLKEFREKIEAQIGEYAAELETLLNEQTGDPNDIEKRITLFKLDSFSRQVVQDKYSLEKLRDFIFFLENCHKQETKKVQTQELIDEFESRMKNYFYAGNKLIDVITILEGGGRHQIKTFGDYLRSKTFNNLNSKIRYACQLILDIIPSCYERTLHNHFHKNFGINLFLEKYQEYLTKTGKDADNKGRFEKFLIDLGIRDKYFALKEEDKEIVKNFLAALGNLDQTSVSDAVQMIIRDLLFNPNGRPKPYIIYNAIQAWEYKDLLPDDCFDINPFDIEIENDNEGRLAYDRLIDRLQRIKSTLALFDDSGSLWDLFCENTTIIVNDPNNPTGYTDFNSEAANNFLRFLNSCKITLFLDEAYAESVKIEDRELPKWRTLSRYIMNNINAQSRIKAISSLSTTKNLAATGERLGAVAVTPQATDFAKYARACNSAEHGNNNSLLMLNNTLEIAQVAKRIKDQIEAELPKNASRSKIKKAIVKFIVSQFEKTQQNNEISKTNRQLHKTAGFEGSPLYLFLLDELVALDKLDVLGLPDDFKYHDEPFFVYYQSKLVENLNRFRVNKNFRHESLTRMKMAKEIGQRLLDNSPAGTALRVIQSDGSYLFNFKITGPYSYPDLLLFCQMLARNKGVATVPYPTGLVRFSLGGYTSASKEGLKVLGAELEDAFSIFIRYWNQFAAMRADSANKERESSALLNEMFRYPKDKDFIESIIADYPLSAKYKKDKAPSLQIRDVRSLYHASPEKSGVTITTIGRSANSVIELHGDIVGTCKDVFEFVRSSAFTKIYENLLAQVYKRVPALADLDFNTVSSKYSKAVILKYITNKRTFQPNHHVLDNPEEKSVMMEILIEMENLLFSDSKMKILAINATGSPELDKAKLEGLNSIIKKYIREILLHFNLPFEKESLEPSRREIIQMAGACFEEITGIKLLQLNLNIWIDEFMRTLRDKEEFRNLTISQKSIGYIEDVLRTGVDRAAEITDKILYLYLLENDKSFYKMVCDKLAYFDKRISDCDDTEVRMLTEEFVSSIMPMQLQELSNYIMRKKDIKIAESEIYAVSRRVVRFYISLIKRTRGTDYYNRYAHTIVRIVETAFKKQNSSVNEMVQHGISIYKGFEMENKSLETFAGGRINWINELMTKCGVISSEQPVQEHTRIVTDAKKREYPFHKIDRVESKKPDGEIPSDYPAEYIRYIDLRPDPSFFVHRLARFVANMDSDDYRCKVVKHGIVKELVIFQKGYLKYLTDNYRLNYTEDISLQDIRNFVPDVISLLGAPEKLISFPQIGYFDIKGPAGNIKTIVTPLKSEADYFGDVKKPRLTVINEKVKEMGGTPRHGSLFMVEENDGSVFVIEINGDSGVGKSEMIAAFVLKWLRNNLEGIRSVKMVAGDMFHEFQDADGNLYGIGTEVGDFSRTTDFDPDYIKYYKYLFESSADSNVDDRNARSTVSGMCDITMPYKVDIMLSASNYSKNEGGITRIDNPENFLLYIDAHGERKEKATSGDGPNFQCTLKRYTADKNIVEVISRHGNYLDDILDWDFSPADQQYYLASSFKLLDKIDITEVVKMIFAGRSFTRDGVAYTIENVAFDMIQNRFIATVSYRFGDDRLTDEKQIDRKMFSAIFDALASTPGGQPFISEEGQVECIHNLITCLRGGKDGKGGARHIQCGVLSTEIGKKGREITGPQKAAAALKQLIQEVRVNKPEINEGKIKVKRLLNEKYRHLFHGEMNSSELWRYNFYLYQLDNMRKADLRRMDNKSKKVDITNLVNFHPSDPNHEFSPLLVNPNLNIELTSFGETFEELMSFPNYPDFAEEFAAKVPTLYIAEGYSEETNINNMIVQLLMLEGYISSDDLARGSVIEKVNRETIAAAKYAVVQYLNSLKKQGSEPAAAKPENDKTALKTVTKPGPKRK, encoded by the coding sequence ATGAAAATCGTAGGCGAACCGAAAGCATTCCTGAGCAACGAGGCTCTCCAGCTGCTGAACCTGTACGAATCGTTGGGCGAGCGGGCCGAAATCTTCCTGCCGCGCCACATCTTCGATAATCTGACCAGCTTCGTCAGCCTCTGTATGGAAGAGCCCGACGATCCGGCCCGCCAACAGGCCGAGATCAACCGTTACCTGCTCAAATTCCGCGAGGATATCCCCGGTTATACCGATGTGTCGCTGATGCTGATCCCTCACAACAACTCGAAAGCATTCGAACTGAGCAGCAAACGCGGAGAATTCGTCAAAAAGATCAATTCGGTGCTCGATACCGACGGGACGACTACCGAAATCAAAAATGTCCTGATCAATATCCGCGACAGCCATGACCTTTCGGTCGGCACGCCGCCGATCAACAGTTATCACATCGACTTCATGTCGCAAATCCAGTTAGGCGGGCACGTTCGCGACCTACGCAAATACCGCGACGTGATCGGCGTAACGGGCGACATCAACGAAGCGCACTGGAACTACCTGATGGACACGCTCGAACAGATGATCAGCCAAAGCACCCATTACACGACAAAAGCCGAAATTTGCGACTTCCTGCACCGCAGCAAGTGGGCCGTGAATTTCAAAGGGATGAACGGCATGATCCGTACAGTCGTGTCCGGGAACGCCGACAAAGCCGTCTCCCTGCTGCGCGGCGACGTATTCAGCAAGGACTGCGTCGTGGTAATGGAATCGCCCGCCCCGGAACTGCTCTACGAAAAGATGACGGCCGACACCACTTCGGTATTCGTCGTCAAGGTAAAGCACGCCCGCATCAACCATTATGCCGGTGAAAAATGGTTCCCGCTGCTGACGCGATTGGTGATCGTGGACGACTCGAAAGAGTCGCGCAGCTCGAATACCTCGCTGATCTTCTGTTTCCACAACGGCATTATCAATACGCTCAACAAAGTACACACCAAAAAACTCGGCTCGCCGTCGAATACACAGCTGAACCTGCGCCTGATCCTGGAAAATGTCAACCCGACCTATCTCAAGGAGTTCCGAGAAAAGATAGAAGCCCAGATCGGAGAGTACGCCGCCGAACTCGAAACGCTGCTCAACGAACAGACGGGCGATCCGAACGATATCGAGAAACGGATCACACTCTTCAAACTCGACTCTTTCTCGCGGCAGGTCGTACAGGATAAATACTCGCTCGAAAAGCTGCGCGACTTTATCTTCTTCCTTGAGAACTGCCACAAACAGGAAACCAAGAAGGTACAGACCCAGGAGCTGATCGACGAGTTCGAAAGCCGCATGAAAAATTATTTCTATGCGGGCAACAAACTCATCGACGTCATAACGATCCTCGAAGGCGGTGGCCGTCACCAAATCAAGACTTTCGGGGACTACCTGCGCAGTAAAACGTTCAACAACCTGAACAGCAAAATCCGCTATGCATGCCAGCTGATCCTCGACATCATTCCGAGCTGCTACGAGCGGACGCTGCACAATCATTTCCATAAGAATTTCGGCATCAACCTGTTCCTTGAGAAATACCAGGAATACCTAACCAAAACGGGCAAAGATGCCGACAACAAGGGGCGCTTCGAGAAGTTCCTGATCGACCTGGGCATCCGCGACAAATACTTCGCGCTCAAAGAAGAGGACAAGGAGATCGTCAAAAATTTCCTCGCCGCGTTAGGCAACCTCGACCAGACCTCGGTATCGGATGCCGTACAGATGATCATCCGCGACCTGCTGTTCAACCCGAACGGCCGGCCGAAGCCCTATATCATTTACAATGCGATCCAGGCCTGGGAGTACAAAGACCTGCTGCCGGACGACTGTTTCGACATCAATCCGTTCGACATCGAAATCGAGAACGACAACGAAGGCAGGCTTGCCTACGACCGCCTGATCGACCGGTTGCAACGGATCAAATCGACCTTGGCATTATTCGACGACAGCGGCAGCCTGTGGGACCTTTTCTGCGAAAATACGACGATCATCGTCAACGACCCGAACAATCCCACGGGTTATACCGATTTCAACAGCGAGGCGGCCAACAACTTTCTGCGTTTCCTGAACAGTTGCAAAATCACGCTGTTCCTCGACGAAGCATACGCAGAGAGCGTCAAGATCGAAGACCGCGAGTTGCCAAAATGGCGTACGCTTTCTCGCTACATCATGAACAACATTAACGCGCAGTCGCGTATCAAGGCCATTTCGTCGCTTTCGACCACGAAGAACCTCGCCGCCACGGGCGAACGCCTCGGCGCCGTAGCCGTCACTCCCCAGGCAACGGACTTCGCAAAATACGCACGGGCCTGCAACAGCGCCGAACACGGCAACAACAACTCGTTGCTGATGCTCAACAATACGCTCGAGATCGCCCAGGTAGCCAAGCGCATCAAAGACCAGATCGAAGCCGAACTGCCGAAAAACGCTTCGCGTTCGAAAATCAAAAAGGCGATCGTCAAATTTATCGTCAGCCAATTCGAAAAGACCCAGCAAAACAACGAGATCAGCAAAACCAACCGCCAGTTGCACAAAACGGCCGGCTTCGAGGGGTCGCCGCTCTACCTGTTCCTGCTCGACGAACTGGTAGCCCTGGACAAGCTAGACGTACTGGGACTGCCGGACGATTTCAAATACCACGACGAACCGTTTTTCGTCTACTACCAAAGCAAGTTGGTGGAAAACCTGAACCGTTTCCGGGTGAACAAGAACTTTCGCCACGAATCGCTCACGCGTATGAAGATGGCCAAAGAGATCGGACAGCGCCTGCTTGACAACAGTCCGGCGGGGACAGCACTACGAGTCATCCAATCGGACGGTTCCTACCTGTTCAACTTCAAGATCACCGGTCCCTATTCGTACCCCGACCTGCTGCTGTTCTGCCAGATGCTGGCCCGGAACAAAGGCGTAGCCACCGTACCGTATCCGACAGGACTCGTACGCTTCTCTTTGGGCGGCTATACCTCGGCATCGAAAGAGGGGTTGAAAGTTCTCGGGGCCGAATTGGAAGATGCCTTTTCGATCTTCATCCGGTATTGGAACCAATTTGCCGCCATGCGTGCCGATTCGGCGAACAAAGAGCGTGAAAGCAGCGCCCTGCTGAATGAGATGTTCCGCTATCCGAAAGACAAAGATTTCATCGAGAGCATCATTGCGGATTATCCGCTTTCAGCGAAATACAAGAAAGACAAAGCGCCGTCGCTGCAAATCCGCGACGTACGCTCGCTGTACCACGCCTCTCCCGAAAAAAGCGGCGTAACGATCACTACAATCGGAAGGTCGGCCAACTCGGTGATCGAGCTGCACGGCGATATCGTCGGCACCTGCAAAGACGTTTTCGAATTCGTCCGCAGTTCGGCATTCACCAAAATCTATGAAAACCTGCTCGCACAGGTTTACAAACGTGTTCCGGCGCTGGCCGACCTGGATTTCAACACGGTCAGTTCGAAATACAGCAAAGCGGTCATCCTGAAATACATTACCAACAAACGGACTTTCCAGCCGAACCACCACGTACTCGACAACCCCGAGGAGAAGAGTGTAATGATGGAGATCCTGATCGAGATGGAGAACTTGCTCTTCTCGGACAGCAAAATGAAAATCCTGGCTATCAACGCAACGGGCAGTCCCGAACTCGACAAGGCAAAGCTCGAAGGATTGAACTCGATCATCAAAAAGTATATCCGGGAGATCTTGCTGCACTTCAACCTGCCGTTCGAGAAGGAGAGTCTCGAACCTAGCCGCCGCGAAATTATCCAGATGGCCGGCGCATGCTTCGAAGAGATCACCGGTATCAAGCTTTTACAGTTGAACCTGAATATCTGGATCGACGAATTCATGCGCACGCTGCGTGACAAAGAAGAGTTCCGCAACCTCACCATCTCGCAAAAAAGCATCGGCTATATCGAAGACGTACTGCGCACAGGAGTGGACCGGGCAGCCGAAATCACGGACAAGATACTCTACCTGTACCTACTCGAAAACGACAAGTCTTTCTACAAGATGGTCTGCGACAAACTGGCCTATTTCGACAAGCGCATCAGCGACTGCGACGACACGGAAGTGAGGATGCTCACCGAAGAGTTCGTTTCGAGCATCATGCCGATGCAGTTGCAGGAACTGAGTAACTACATCATGCGCAAGAAAGACATCAAGATCGCAGAAAGCGAAATCTATGCGGTCAGCCGCCGCGTCGTGCGATTCTACATCAGCCTGATCAAGCGCACCCGGGGTACGGACTATTACAACCGTTATGCGCATACGATCGTACGGATCGTCGAAACGGCATTCAAGAAGCAAAATTCCAGCGTAAACGAAATGGTACAACACGGCATTTCGATTTACAAAGGTTTCGAAATGGAAAACAAGTCGCTCGAAACCTTCGCCGGAGGCCGTATCAACTGGATTAACGAACTGATGACCAAGTGCGGCGTAATCTCGTCGGAACAGCCCGTACAGGAACACACGCGGATCGTTACCGACGCAAAAAAACGCGAATATCCGTTCCACAAGATCGACCGGGTGGAAAGCAAAAAGCCTGATGGGGAGATTCCTTCCGATTATCCGGCCGAATACATCCGCTACATCGACTTGCGGCCCGATCCGTCGTTCTTCGTACACCGCCTCGCACGTTTCGTCGCGAACATGGACTCGGACGACTACCGTTGCAAGGTGGTTAAGCACGGCATTGTCAAGGAGCTGGTCATCTTCCAGAAGGGTTACCTGAAATACCTGACCGACAACTACCGGCTCAATTATACGGAAGACATCAGCCTGCAGGACATCCGTAATTTCGTGCCGGACGTCATTTCGCTGCTCGGCGCCCCGGAAAAACTGATTTCATTCCCGCAGATCGGTTACTTCGACATCAAAGGTCCCGCAGGCAACATCAAGACGATCGTCACGCCGCTCAAGTCGGAAGCCGATTATTTCGGCGACGTAAAAAAACCGCGCCTGACGGTCATCAACGAAAAGGTGAAAGAGATGGGTGGCACGCCGCGCCACGGATCGCTGTTTATGGTCGAAGAGAACGACGGCAGCGTCTTCGTAATCGAGATCAACGGCGACAGCGGGGTAGGCAAGAGCGAAATGATCGCCGCCTTTGTCCTCAAATGGCTGCGCAACAATCTCGAAGGCATCCGCTCGGTGAAGATGGTCGCCGGCGACATGTTCCACGAGTTCCAGGACGCCGACGGAAATCTTTACGGCATCGGTACCGAAGTGGGCGATTTCTCGCGTACGACCGATTTCGATCCCGACTATATCAAATACTACAAGTACCTGTTCGAAAGCAGTGCGGACAGCAACGTGGACGACCGCAACGCCCGCAGTACCGTGAGCGGCATGTGCGACATCACGATGCCTTACAAGGTGGATATCATGCTGTCGGCCAGTAACTATTCGAAAAACGAAGGCGGCATTACACGGATCGACAATCCGGAAAACTTTCTGCTCTATATCGATGCACACGGTGAACGCAAGGAGAAAGCAACCAGCGGAGACGGCCCGAACTTCCAGTGCACGCTCAAACGCTACACGGCCGACAAGAATATCGTCGAGGTGATCTCACGTCACGGCAACTACCTGGACGACATTCTCGACTGGGATTTCTCTCCCGCCGACCAACAATACTACCTCGCTTCGTCATTCAAACTGCTCGACAAGATAGATATCACCGAAGTGGTGAAAATGATCTTCGCAGGCAGGTCGTTTACCCGGGATGGGGTAGCCTACACGATCGAAAATGTGGCATTCGACATGATCCAGAACCGCTTCATCGCAACGGTTTCGTACCGGTTCGGCGATGACAGGCTGACCGATGAAAAACAGATCGACCGCAAAATGTTCAGCGCGATATTCGATGCACTGGCCAGTACGCCGGGCGGCCAGCCGTTCATCTCGGAAGAGGGACAGGTAGAATGTATTCACAATCTTATCACCTGTCTGCGCGGCGGCAAAGACGGCAAGGGTGGGGCACGCCACATCCAGTGCGGCGTACTGTCAACCGAAATCGGCAAGAAAGGCCGCGAAATCACGGGCCCGCAGAAGGCGGCGGCCGCACTCAAACAACTGATTCAGGAAGTCCGTGTGAACAAACCCGAAATCAACGAAGGCAAGATCAAGGTAAAACGGTTGCTGAATGAAAAGTACCGACATCTTTTCCACGGAGAGATGAACAGCTCCGAGTTGTGGCGCTACAACTTCTACCTCTACCAGCTCGACAACATGCGTAAAGCCGATTTGCGCCGGATGGACAACAAGTCCAAAAAGGTGGACATCACCAACCTTGTCAATTTCCATCCGTCCGACCCGAATCACGAATTCAGTCCGCTGTTGGTAAATCCCAACCTGAACATCGAACTGACGAGCTTCGGGGAAACATTCGAGGAATTGATGAGTTTTCCGAACTATCCCGATTTCGCAGAGGAGTTTGCGGCCAAAGTACCGACACTTTACATCGCCGAAGGCTACAGCGAAGAGACGAACATCAACAATATGATCGTACAGTTATTGATGCTCGAAGGCTACATCAGCAGCGACGACCTGGCCCGGGGGAGCGTAATCGAGAAGGTAAACCGGGAAACGATCGCAGCTGCCAAATATGCAGTAGTGCAGTACCTGAATTCGCTCAAAAAACAGGGAAGCGAACCGGCGGCAGCCAAACCGGAGAACGATAAAACAGCACTCAAAACAGTAACCAAACCGGGTCCGAAGCGCAAATAA
- a CDS encoding porin family protein translates to MKRDRFDDILHSKLQDPEADYAVPSWNEMERRLVLAENAAGVVRKRSLGRSVKYSIAAAIALLIGFGVYQFGRHSGEMVASLQEGTVSKGGSLPALEQAMKADMIANTEPLNDPALEKLFRSVRSVTPVQPTQSAQNPLHRAMVSAGLNVPQEPSAWPEPTVLSPDEIEGPDRTDEPYLAQGPQTSDQSPFTRSQTDGVDRKASYRNGFDWNSGLKPQRRSWMVSAYTSAHASGASDVKLLRSQTAFNAALVESNYTKNAVTFIGRNLKHRFPISVGVNVKKRLTDRWGIETGLVYSYLESSGDLDAEYTYRYKQKIHYLGIPLNLSYSLYQNKRLDIYLQGGGMAEMALSAHGYTRIFNHGVFASDIDDKLPASGVLWSVGLGAGISYDFVQNFGLYLEPGANYYFPNSNQPRSYRTDNPWSFNVRVGFRFKF, encoded by the coding sequence ATGAAACGAGACCGGTTTGATGACATATTGCACTCCAAGCTGCAGGACCCGGAAGCGGATTATGCGGTTCCGTCCTGGAATGAAATGGAGCGTCGGCTGGTCCTTGCTGAAAATGCGGCCGGGGTGGTTCGCAAGCGCTCACTCGGGCGTAGTGTAAAATACTCCATTGCTGCCGCTATAGCCCTTTTAATCGGATTCGGCGTCTATCAATTCGGCCGGCACAGCGGGGAGATGGTTGCTTCTCTGCAGGAGGGCACGGTATCGAAAGGCGGTTCGCTGCCGGCCTTGGAACAGGCTATGAAAGCGGATATGATTGCCAACACGGAACCTTTGAACGATCCCGCTCTCGAAAAACTGTTCCGCTCGGTGCGGAGCGTTACCCCGGTTCAGCCGACTCAAAGTGCGCAGAATCCCCTTCATCGGGCAATGGTTTCGGCGGGGTTGAATGTCCCGCAGGAGCCGTCTGCATGGCCGGAACCGACCGTTTTGTCTCCCGATGAGATCGAAGGACCGGACCGGACGGATGAGCCATACCTGGCGCAAGGACCTCAAACATCGGATCAATCGCCGTTTACCCGGTCCCAGACCGACGGAGTGGATCGCAAGGCTTCGTACCGCAATGGTTTTGACTGGAATAGCGGACTTAAACCGCAGCGCCGTTCGTGGATGGTCTCGGCCTATACGAGCGCACATGCTTCCGGGGCATCCGATGTAAAGTTGCTGAGGAGCCAAACGGCTTTCAACGCAGCGTTGGTGGAGTCGAATTACACGAAAAATGCCGTTACGTTCATTGGGCGTAATCTCAAACACCGCTTCCCCATTTCGGTCGGGGTGAATGTGAAAAAACGGCTGACCGACCGTTGGGGTATCGAAACCGGGCTTGTATATTCCTATCTGGAATCCAGCGGCGATCTGGATGCTGAATATACTTATAGGTATAAACAGAAGATACATTATTTGGGCATTCCGCTCAATCTGAGCTATTCGCTTTACCAAAACAAACGGCTGGACATCTATCTGCAGGGCGGCGGTATGGCCGAAATGGCGCTTTCGGCGCATGGGTATACCCGTATCTTCAATCATGGGGTGTTTGCGTCCGACATCGATGATAAATTGCCGGCCAGCGGTGTGCTGTGGTCGGTTGGGCTCGGAGCCGGTATCAGTTACGATTTTGTGCAGAATTTCGGACTCTATCTCGAGCCGGGGGCCAATTATTATTTCCCCAACAGCAACCAACCCCGCTCCTACCGGACGGACAATCCGTGGAGTTTCAACGTCCGTGTCGGTTTCCGGTTTAAATTTTAA
- a CDS encoding TetR/AcrR family transcriptional regulator, with protein MAKKIDTSKIERIRQASVEIISECGITGSSVAAIAQRAGVSAGYLYRHYPSKVKLVNDLLNDALNSITERIDALIGENDRIDRIVSGIIGFIFESASLNPYRLKFQIMLLNDFSTEIDPAIREQIRQIGETLIRKGHENGSVRKNVSIEDFYIALVGIPMQYLAARYKFGFGANDWDIAAEIEKITRISMCAIK; from the coding sequence ATGGCCAAAAAGATCGACACATCCAAAATCGAACGTATCCGGCAGGCATCGGTCGAGATTATCAGCGAGTGCGGCATCACCGGCAGTTCGGTCGCAGCTATCGCCCAGCGGGCCGGGGTGTCGGCAGGTTACCTGTACCGCCATTACCCGAGTAAGGTGAAGTTGGTGAACGACCTGCTCAATGACGCACTGAATTCGATCACGGAGCGAATCGATGCGCTGATCGGCGAAAACGACCGTATCGACAGGATTGTCAGCGGAATCATCGGTTTCATCTTTGAGAGCGCCAGCCTGAATCCGTATCGGTTGAAGTTCCAGATTATGTTGCTGAACGACTTTTCGACCGAGATCGATCCGGCGATCCGCGAACAGATTCGCCAGATCGGGGAGACACTGATCCGCAAAGGACATGAAAACGGATCGGTTCGGAAAAATGTGAGTATCGAAGATTTTTACATAGCTTTGGTCGGTATCCCGATGCAATACCTCGCTGCGCGGTACAAATTCGGCTTCGGAGCGAACGACTGGGATATCGCCGCCGAAATTGAGAAGATTACAAGAATATCCATGTGTGCAATCAAATAG
- a CDS encoding NigD1/NigD2 family lipoprotein: protein MKRVSKLFALLIAALSVALVSCNKDGSSDNFYVSYGVIVGTQDAYTIKTDGGNTLTVIENLVPSFPVVDGMRVRVNYTIEKQTANGFEVRLNAIEKILSKDPVYSTKLTPEELTALGNDPIDVEDAWFGGNYLNVNFFVFRFDPSLAHFINLLVDEQNSTADNVVVILKHNAYGDPATSLAFGRVSFDISGLVPAGQKSVKITLKWTNYNNVERSDSGIFTLDDPAASTTLTGAKDEQSTGAALGAIK from the coding sequence ATGAAACGAGTATCAAAACTTTTCGCTTTACTGATAGCCGCGCTCTCGGTCGCTTTGGTCTCTTGCAATAAAGATGGTTCCAGTGACAATTTTTACGTGAGTTACGGCGTGATCGTGGGCACTCAGGATGCCTATACCATTAAAACGGACGGAGGCAATACCCTGACCGTTATCGAGAACCTGGTCCCTTCGTTTCCTGTGGTGGATGGCATGCGTGTGAGGGTCAACTATACCATTGAAAAGCAGACCGCCAACGGTTTCGAAGTCCGGCTTAACGCTATTGAGAAAATTCTGAGCAAGGATCCCGTTTATTCGACGAAACTGACTCCCGAAGAGTTGACGGCACTGGGCAACGACCCGATCGATGTCGAGGACGCCTGGTTCGGGGGAAACTATTTGAACGTGAATTTCTTCGTATTCCGTTTCGATCCTTCTCTGGCGCATTTTATCAATTTGCTGGTGGACGAACAGAATTCCACGGCGGATAATGTGGTGGTTATCCTTAAGCATAACGCTTATGGAGACCCGGCGACTTCGCTTGCTTTCGGCCGCGTGTCGTTTGACATCAGCGGGTTGGTCCCGGCCGGGCAAAAATCGGTTAAGATTACGCTCAAATGGACCAATTACAACAATGTAGAGCGCAGCGATTCGGGTATTTTTACCCTTGACGATCCTGCTGCATCGACGACGCTTACCGGCGCAAAAGACGAACAATCGACCGGTGCAGCCCTGGGGGCGATCAAATAA
- a CDS encoding RNA polymerase sigma factor yields MTERQLIKRCCQHDRVAQQKLYETYAPKMLGICMRYVKDYHVACDLMHDGFITVYSKIGDFRSEGSFEGWMRRIFVNTALGYLRKANVLNGSVPVDGLVQLDNHDVTVFERMEAAELRRCIDRLPDGYRVVLNLFAIEGYSHKEIAEMLGINEGTSRSQYARAKIYLQKMLQKAEMM; encoded by the coding sequence GTGACCGAAAGACAGTTGATAAAACGTTGTTGTCAGCATGACCGCGTCGCCCAACAGAAGCTCTATGAAACATATGCCCCCAAGATGCTGGGCATATGCATGCGCTATGTGAAGGACTACCATGTGGCCTGCGACCTGATGCACGACGGTTTTATCACGGTGTACAGTAAAATCGGGGATTTCCGTTCGGAAGGCTCTTTTGAAGGATGGATGCGCCGTATTTTCGTCAATACCGCATTGGGATACCTGCGCAAGGCAAATGTGCTGAACGGCTCGGTACCCGTGGATGGCCTGGTTCAACTGGACAATCACGATGTCACGGTATTCGAACGGATGGAAGCCGCCGAACTGCGCCGGTGCATCGATCGGCTACCCGACGGATACCGGGTGGTGCTGAACCTTTTTGCCATAGAAGGTTATTCGCATAAGGAGATCGCCGAAATGCTGGGCATTAACGAAGGTACTTCCCGTTCGCAGTACGCCCGTGCAAAGATCTATCTGCAAAAGATGTTGCAAAAAGCAGAGATGATGTAA